One window of Paroedura picta isolate Pp20150507F chromosome 2, Ppicta_v3.0, whole genome shotgun sequence genomic DNA carries:
- the PLA2G4F gene encoding cytosolic phospholipase A2 zeta: MFRQAMRGHLPSRMLPLVAAVVLQKKERKETGLYHWRREKHPYYNLTVKILRARNIKGTDLFSKADCYVELRLPTASPITYRTQVIDNSSNPEWNETFQYRINSAVKNTLELTLFDEDVLVSDELTSVVFDVTGIKPGRPVKNTFKLKEDKEELDVVFLLEKSSDTPTEVLTNGVLVAHPSLRLQGVLNKNDKFKLTEHGNNQFKLSLPGSYEKQLNFPCKLDSDQNCGIPFVFHMGKDVCSELGVEVEQTITVLQDGVSPDFEKHSTVLGSGTVPFHSLPLGKHVEMTVPLGKEQSMNLHVKAEQMKRNLDVRLGFDLCQEEWQFLDKRKKIVSQALSKVLKLREDTSKDEVPVVAVLGSGGGIRALTSFYGSLLGLQQLNLLDAVIYLCGISGSTWCLSTLYQDPEWSCKDLRKPISNARDKISSSKVGAFSSERLRYYFQELNTMENEGRKASFTDLWGLIIEYFLLQKEDPSKLSDQQEAVKEAQNPYPIYAAVNVRPNVSGDDFAEWCEFTPYEVGFRKYGAFIRTEDFDSEFFMGRLIKKHPEPRICYLLGMWGSAFAASLDDVFLKVVGSGLSFLESLGDVVKVIDDSKRFHFRDPMRLKTRLVIPGGPLLQIFQDFFKSRVTAGETFNFMQGLFLHRDYINLNKFVAWKGTHLDAFPNQLTPMEENLYLVDGGFSINSAFPLVLQPERDVDVILSFNYSWEAPFEVLQLTQKYCKEREIPFPEIVVNKEDEESPKESYMFISAENARAPIVLHFPLVNDTFYKYKAPGKERESEEEIEFGDFGVEGKDSPYRTLNFTFEPHEFDRLVELNCYNVLNNKDAILEALNLALNRRKLKNENNRRR, encoded by the exons ATGTTCCGCCAGGCTATGCGGGGCCACCTGCCGTCCCGAATGCTGCCTCTCGTGGCTGCTGTGGTGCTCCAGaagaaggagaggaaagagactGGCCTCTATCACTGGCGG CGTGAAAAACACCCTTATTACAACCTTACAGTCAAGATCCTTCGAGCCAGAAACATTAAAGGAACAGATCTAT tTTCCAAGGCGGATTGTTATGTGGAGTTGCGTCTGCCGACTGCATCACCAATTACATACCGAACTCAAGTTATTGACAATTCCAGTAACCCAGAGTGGAATGAAACTTTCCAGTATAGAATTAACAGCGCTGTCAAG AACACTCTTGAGCTGACACTCTTTGATGAAGATGTTCTTGTTAGTGATGAACTTACTTCTGTTGTCTTTGATGTGACGGGAATTAAGCCAGGTCGTCCTGTGAAAAATACTTTCAAACTAAAAGAG gacaaggaggagctcGATGTAGTGTTTTTACTAGAGAAAAG TTCTGATACTCCTACTGAAGTTCTCACAAATGGCGTCCTTGTG GCTCATCCAAGTCTTAGGCTGCAAGGTGTCCTTAACAAGAATGACAAGTTCAAGCTGACAGAACATG GCAACAACCAATTCAAGCTTTCACTTCCAGGATCATACGAGAAGCAGCTGAACTTCCCTTGCAAACTAGACTCTGATCAGAATTGTGGGATTCCATTTGTCTTTCACATGGGTAAAGATGTGTGTTCAGAACTGGGTGTGGAGGTAGAGCAAACCATTACAGTCCTTCAG GATGGAGTGAGTCCTGACTTTGAAAAGCACAGCACAGTTCTTGGATCAGGGACTGTTCCATTTCATTCACTTCCTTTGGGAAAGCACGTTGAAATGACTGTTCCATTAGGAAAA GAACAAAGTATGAATCTACACGTGAAAGCTGAACAAAT GAAAAGAAATCTTGATGTTCGTCTTGGTTTTGATCTTTGTCAAGAAGAGTGGCAGTTTCTGGATAAGAGGAAGAAAATAGTTTCTCAGGCACTGAGTAAGGTGCTCAAACTGAGAGAGGACACCAGCAAAGATGAG GTTCCTGTGGTAGCAGTCTTAGGATCTGGTGGAGGGATTAGAGCACTGACATCATTCTATGGCAGTTTGCTCGGGCTTCAGCAGCTAAATCTTCTGGATGCTGTCATATATCTCTGTGGAATTTCTGGCTCTACTTG GTGTTTGTCAACATTGTACCAGGATCCTGAATGGTCATGCAAAGATCTCAGAAAGCCAATCAGTAACGCCAGGGATAAAATATCCAGCAGTAAAGTGGGAGCCTTTTCTTCAGAGCGTCTGAGATATTATTTCCAGGAACTGAATACAATGGAGAATGAGGGACGCAAAGCTTCTTTCACAGATCTGTGGGGGCTCATTATAGAGTATTTCCTACTGCAGAAG gaagatcCATCAAAGCTGTCTGATCAGCAGGAAGCTGTGAAAGAGGCCCAGAATCCTTATCCCATCTATGCAGCTGTTAATGTGAGGCCCAATGTTAGTGGAGATGACTTTGCAG aatggTGTGAGTTCACTCCATATGAAGTTGGATTTCGTAAGTACGGTGCTTTTATCCGAACAGAAGATTTTGACAGTGAGTTCTTCATGGGGCGGCTGATTAAGAAACATCCTGAGCCCAGGATCTGCTACCTGCTAG GAATGTGGGGCAGTGCCTTTGCAGCAAGCCTGGATGATGTCTTTTTGAAGGTGGTTGGTTCAGGATTGAGCTTTCTAGAATCTTTGGGTGATGTTGTCAAAGTTATAG ATGACAGTAAACGATTCCATTTCCGAGATCCTATGAGGCTGAAGACTCGTCTGGTTATACCAGGTGGACCATTGCTGCAAATCTTCCAGGATTTTTTCAAGTCACGAGTTACAGCTGGGGAAACCTTCAATTTCATGCAGGGCTTGTTCCTCCACAGAGATTACATCAACCTTAATAAATTTGTGGCCTGGAAAG gcacccATTTAGATGCTTTTCCTAATCAGCTAACTCCAATGGAAGAGAACCTTTACCTAGTGGATGGTGGTTTCTCCATCAATTCGGCCTTTCCCTTGGTTCTTCAACCAGAACGAGATGTTGATGTCATTCTGTCATTCAATTACTCTTGGGAAGCACCTTTTGAG GTCCTACAACTGACACAGAAGTACTGCAAAGAACGGGAGATACCATTTCCAGAAATTGTTGTGAACAAAGAAGATGAGGAGAGTCCTAAAGAGAGTTATATGTTTATCAGTGCTGAGAATGCCAGGGCCCCCATAGTTCTGCATTTTCCTCTAGTGAATGACACTTTCTACAAATACAAAGCACCAG GAAAAGAACGTGAATCGGAAGAGGAGATAGAATTTGGTGATTTTGGAGTTGAAGGAAAAGATTCTCCATACCGAACACTGAATTTTACCTTTGAACCCCATGAGTTTGATAGACTGGTAGAACTGAATTGCTACAATGTACTGAATAATAAGGATGCTATTTTGGAAGCATTAAATTTGGCCTTAAACAGGCGAAAGTTGAAAAATGAGAATAATAGGAGGAGATAG